In one Pseudomonas tensinigenes genomic region, the following are encoded:
- a CDS encoding DUF971 domain-containing protein, with protein MNPLSVGNSQSEGTLRLSWPDGREQQLNHAELRRQCPCSQCRAFRLKGLTPLVDERVRLIELNPQGYGVQLVFSDGHQRGIYPWAYLANLNS; from the coding sequence ATGAACCCGCTGTCGGTGGGTAATTCACAGAGTGAAGGGACGCTACGCCTGAGCTGGCCGGATGGCCGCGAACAACAGCTCAACCACGCCGAACTGCGCCGCCAATGCCCGTGCTCGCAATGCCGCGCGTTTCGCCTCAAAGGCCTGACGCCGCTGGTTGATGAGCGCGTGCGCCTGATCGAACTCAACCCCCAGGGCTACGGCGTGCAACTGGTGTTCAGCGACGGCCACCAGCGCGGCATCTACCCGTGGGCCTACCTGGCAAACCTCAACTCTTAA
- the lexA gene encoding transcriptional repressor LexA: protein MYSMTNLTPRRTAILTFIRDRIAEHGQPPSLAEISEAFGFASRSVARKHVLALTEAGFIEVNPHQARGIRLLGQPPRPELLDIPVLGRVAAGAPIGADADIHSRLLLDPALFSRTPDYMLRVQGDSMIEDGILDGDLVGVRRNPEALNGQIVVARLDGEVTIKRFERLGAEVRLLPRNPAYQPIVVRDDQDLAIEGVFCGLVRQG, encoded by the coding sequence ATGTACTCCATGACCAATCTGACTCCCCGTCGTACTGCCATCCTGACCTTTATCCGCGATCGAATCGCCGAACACGGTCAGCCTCCAAGCCTCGCTGAAATCAGCGAGGCTTTTGGTTTTGCCTCGCGCAGCGTGGCGCGCAAGCACGTGCTCGCGCTCACCGAAGCCGGTTTTATCGAGGTCAATCCGCATCAGGCCCGGGGCATTCGCCTGCTCGGGCAACCGCCGCGCCCGGAGCTGCTCGACATCCCCGTGCTCGGCCGCGTTGCTGCCGGTGCGCCGATTGGCGCCGATGCCGACATCCATAGCCGCTTGCTGCTCGACCCGGCGCTGTTCTCGCGCACACCCGACTACATGCTGCGGGTGCAGGGCGATTCGATGATCGAGGACGGCATCCTCGACGGTGATCTGGTCGGCGTGCGGCGCAATCCCGAAGCGCTCAACGGCCAGATCGTCGTGGCGCGGCTCGACGGTGAAGTCACCATCAAACGCTTCGAACGGCTCGGCGCTGAAGTGCGGCTGTTGCCGCGCAACCCGGCGTACCAGCCGATTGTCGTGCGCGACGATCAGGATCTGGCCATCGAAGGGGTGTTCTGTGGTCTGGTGAGGCAAGGCTGA
- the imuA gene encoding translesion DNA synthesis-associated protein ImuA has product MGAVVALDTLFNGGQVWKGRPAPPAASPQPTGHAALDAALPSGGWPEAALSEILLAGPGVGELQLVWPTLARLSAAGERIVLVAPPFVPYPQAWENAGVDLRQLSVIQASERDALWAAEQCLRSGSCGAVLCWPHKADDRALRRLQVAAETGQTLAFAWRPLSEAVNPSPAALRIAIDAKPAQLRVLKCRGGLARAAPIAFAVGH; this is encoded by the coding sequence ATGGGCGCCGTCGTTGCGTTGGATACGCTGTTCAATGGCGGCCAGGTCTGGAAGGGCCGGCCTGCGCCCCCGGCCGCCAGCCCGCAACCGACCGGGCACGCCGCGCTGGACGCGGCATTGCCCAGCGGTGGCTGGCCGGAGGCGGCGCTGAGCGAAATCCTGTTGGCCGGCCCCGGTGTCGGCGAACTGCAACTGGTCTGGCCGACGCTGGCGCGGTTGTCGGCGGCGGGCGAGCGCATTGTGCTGGTGGCGCCACCCTTTGTGCCGTACCCGCAGGCATGGGAAAACGCTGGGGTCGATTTGCGCCAGTTGTCGGTGATTCAGGCCAGCGAGCGCGATGCCTTGTGGGCGGCGGAACAGTGTTTGCGTTCGGGCAGTTGCGGCGCCGTACTGTGCTGGCCGCACAAGGCTGATGACCGCGCGTTGCGGCGTTTGCAGGTCGCGGCGGAAACCGGCCAGACCCTGGCGTTTGCCTGGCGCCCGTTGAGTGAAGCAGTCAATCCGTCACCGGCGGCGTTGCGCATCGCCATCGACGCCAAACCCGCGCAGTTGCGCGTGCTCAAGTGCCGTGGCGGTTTGGCGCGTGCGGCGCCGATTGCCTTTGCCGTGGGTCACTGA
- a CDS encoding CsgG/HfaB family protein: protein MISRMLVSGVAIAVLGTMAGTLSGCATESSRALPVAKVESATQVWTGVRVPMAVGKFDNRSSYMRGIFSDGVDRLGGQAKTILITHLQQTNRFSVLDRDNMGEIQQEAAIKGQAQRLKGADYVVTGDVTEFGRKETGDHQLFGILGRGKTQVAYAKVNLNIVNISTSEVVYSTQGAGEYALSNREIIGFGGTAAYDSTLNGKVLDLAMREAINRLVDGMNAGAWKPGN, encoded by the coding sequence ATGATCTCCCGGATGCTGGTCTCAGGCGTCGCAATTGCTGTGCTTGGCACGATGGCTGGCACACTCTCAGGTTGCGCGACGGAAAGCTCCCGTGCCTTGCCGGTGGCCAAGGTTGAAAGCGCCACACAAGTCTGGACCGGCGTTCGCGTGCCAATGGCCGTGGGCAAGTTCGACAACCGCTCCAGCTACATGCGCGGGATCTTCTCCGACGGCGTCGACCGTCTCGGTGGCCAAGCCAAGACCATCCTCATCACCCACTTGCAGCAGACCAACCGCTTCAGCGTGCTGGATCGCGACAACATGGGCGAAATCCAGCAGGAAGCGGCTATTAAAGGTCAGGCCCAACGCTTGAAAGGCGCTGATTACGTGGTCACCGGTGACGTCACCGAGTTCGGCCGCAAAGAGACTGGCGATCACCAGTTGTTCGGCATTCTTGGCCGTGGCAAGACTCAAGTCGCCTACGCCAAGGTCAACCTGAATATCGTCAACATCAGCACTTCCGAAGTGGTCTATTCGACCCAGGGCGCCGGTGAATACGCTCTGTCCAACCGCGAAATCATCGGTTTCGGCGGCACCGCTGCCTACGACTCCACCCTCAACGGCAAAGTACTGGATCTGGCCATGCGCGAGGCGATCAATCGTCTGGTCGATGGCATGAACGCCGGTGCCTGGAAACCGGGCAACTGA
- a CDS encoding amidohydrolase, producing the protein MKRFIPSLLVAAVSFASMEAIAAPELILLNGKIFTADRAQPKVQALAVENGKVLKVGTDAQIKALIEPGTKVIDLKGKALMPGLIDSHSHAIFGGLEMVSANMEDEVVGLDELQKRLRNWRADGKARHGDVLSIAGMSSVYWAQAEALGTTFNNGEWADVPVVFIGSDHHTAWANNVMLKRAGIDAALLKTLPDAEKDTIGKLANGEPNGFVVDAGWDRVASKMPVPSPADMLNAAKSAVRYNNSLGITAWMDPAANAAPGEAVFALKPSEKTVGVLPAYKALSESGDMSVHVAALLVANPKSVPADLETLDKVRQQFQGIPNLTLPGIKIFADGVIEFPAQSAAMIDPYSNSHKQGELLIDPKHFGELVSAIDQRGWLVHIHAIGDRAVRESLNGIAQARKDRQSGVTHSITHLQMVNPQEFARFKPLNVIASMQLLWASADDYTTDMIKPYVSALAFRYQYPAHSLLKQGATIAGASDWPVSTPNPFNAMAQAITRVGSLGVLNAEERLDRDTMFYAYTINAARTIGLEKQIGSLTPGKQADFIVLDRDVFSVDNKALHDTKVLQTWFGGRQVYTATK; encoded by the coding sequence ATGAAAAGATTCATCCCGAGTCTGCTGGTAGCCGCTGTAAGTTTTGCCTCGATGGAAGCCATCGCCGCACCTGAGCTGATCCTGCTCAACGGCAAGATTTTCACTGCCGACCGCGCGCAACCCAAGGTGCAGGCCCTGGCCGTGGAAAACGGCAAAGTGCTGAAAGTCGGCACCGACGCGCAGATAAAAGCTTTGATCGAACCCGGCACAAAGGTCATCGACCTCAAGGGCAAAGCGCTCATGCCCGGGCTGATCGACAGCCATTCCCACGCGATTTTCGGCGGTCTGGAAATGGTTTCGGCGAACATGGAAGACGAAGTCGTCGGCCTCGACGAACTGCAAAAGCGTCTGCGCAACTGGCGTGCAGACGGCAAGGCCAGACACGGCGATGTGCTGAGCATTGCCGGCATGAGTTCGGTTTACTGGGCGCAGGCCGAAGCCTTGGGCACCACCTTCAACAACGGCGAATGGGCCGATGTGCCGGTGGTGTTTATCGGCAGCGACCACCACACGGCGTGGGCCAACAACGTCATGCTCAAGCGCGCCGGCATCGACGCGGCGCTGCTGAAAACCCTGCCCGACGCGGAAAAAGACACCATCGGCAAACTGGCCAACGGTGAGCCCAATGGATTTGTGGTCGACGCCGGTTGGGATCGGGTCGCCTCGAAAATGCCGGTGCCAAGCCCCGCCGACATGTTGAACGCCGCCAAATCAGCGGTGCGCTACAACAACAGCCTGGGTATCACCGCGTGGATGGATCCGGCCGCCAACGCCGCACCGGGCGAAGCGGTGTTCGCGCTCAAGCCGAGCGAAAAAACCGTCGGCGTGCTGCCGGCCTACAAAGCCCTGTCGGAAAGCGGCGACATGAGCGTGCACGTCGCGGCGCTGCTGGTGGCCAACCCGAAAAGCGTGCCCGCCGACCTCGAGACACTGGACAAGGTGCGCCAGCAATTTCAGGGCATCCCCAACCTGACATTGCCCGGCATCAAGATCTTCGCCGACGGTGTGATCGAATTCCCGGCGCAGAGCGCGGCGATGATCGACCCCTACAGCAACTCGCACAAACAGGGCGAACTGCTGATTGATCCAAAACATTTTGGCGAACTGGTCAGCGCCATCGACCAGCGCGGCTGGCTGGTGCACATCCACGCGATCGGCGATCGTGCGGTGCGTGAGTCGCTGAACGGCATCGCCCAGGCGCGCAAGGATCGCCAGAGCGGCGTGACCCACTCGATCACTCACCTGCAAATGGTCAACCCGCAAGAGTTCGCCCGTTTCAAACCGCTCAACGTGATCGCCTCGATGCAACTGCTGTGGGCCAGCGCCGACGATTACACCACCGACATGATCAAGCCCTACGTCAGCGCCCTCGCCTTTCGCTATCAATATCCAGCGCACTCGTTGCTGAAACAGGGCGCGACGATTGCCGGCGCCAGTGACTGGCCGGTGTCGACGCCGAATCCGTTCAATGCCATGGCCCAGGCCATCACCCGCGTCGGATCGTTGGGTGTGCTCAACGCCGAGGAACGTCTGGACCGCGACACGATGTTCTATGCCTACACCATCAACGCCGCGCGCACGATTGGCCTGGAGAAGCAGATCGGCTCGCTGACGCCGGGCAAGCAGGCGGACTTTATCGTGCTCGACCGCGATGTGTTCAGCGTCGACAACAAAGCCCTGCATGACACCAAAGTGCTGCAAACCTGGTTCGGCGGCCGTCAGGTCTACACCGCCACAAAATAA
- a CDS encoding HEAT repeat domain-containing protein, whose translation MTSIFAVTDNDEILALQPRLTAEDAGVRRIALIDLADLEEPDGLLWLVDRLGQDPAEDVRAEAARLLEAWEDEDVVQALCEALTDPSPAVQSAAAQSLSLLKTEAAGRVILPWTDHADVSVRIAAFRALRELRFADAAPSAVAALNDADANVRREAVGVLGWLKQLDALPALARLASDDPDTEVRRAATGALGLASSAEVLPALRQALQDTAWQVREEAATTLGKVGHQDAGPALVEALSDDYWQVRLRATRSLGRLRFAPALDALIETLGHRISNLRKEAALALGELNDRGAVAALQAAKDDGDPEVRKAVRIALSQLQ comes from the coding sequence ATGACCTCTATTTTTGCTGTGACCGATAACGATGAAATCCTCGCCCTGCAACCGCGCCTCACTGCCGAGGATGCCGGTGTGCGCCGTATTGCGCTGATTGATCTGGCGGATCTCGAAGAGCCGGATGGCTTGCTTTGGCTGGTCGATCGCCTCGGCCAGGATCCCGCTGAAGACGTCCGCGCTGAAGCCGCGCGTTTGCTGGAGGCCTGGGAGGATGAAGACGTTGTGCAAGCCTTGTGCGAGGCGCTGACCGACCCGTCGCCCGCTGTGCAATCTGCCGCTGCACAAAGTCTGAGCCTGCTCAAGACTGAAGCGGCGGGGCGGGTGATTCTGCCGTGGACCGATCACGCCGACGTCAGTGTGCGCATCGCCGCGTTTCGCGCCTTGCGCGAATTGCGTTTCGCCGACGCGGCTCCTTCAGCCGTCGCGGCATTGAACGATGCCGACGCTAATGTCCGTCGCGAAGCCGTCGGCGTGCTCGGCTGGCTCAAACAACTCGACGCACTGCCAGCCCTAGCGCGATTGGCCAGCGATGATCCGGACACCGAAGTGCGCCGCGCCGCCACCGGTGCTCTCGGTTTGGCCTCCAGTGCTGAAGTCCTGCCAGCTCTGCGCCAGGCCTTGCAGGACACTGCCTGGCAAGTGCGTGAAGAGGCCGCAACGACATTGGGCAAAGTCGGCCACCAAGACGCCGGCCCGGCCTTGGTCGAAGCGCTGAGCGATGACTACTGGCAAGTGCGCCTGCGCGCCACTCGCAGCCTCGGTCGGCTGCGTTTCGCTCCAGCGCTGGACGCGTTGATCGAGACCCTCGGCCATCGCATCAGCAACCTGCGCAAAGAGGCCGCGCTGGCCTTGGGTGAATTGAATGATCGTGGTGCTGTGGCGGCATTACAGGCCGCCAAGGACGACGGCGACCCGGAAGTGCGCAAAGCCGTGCGCATCGCCTTGAGTCAATTGCAATGA
- a CDS encoding error-prone DNA polymerase — MAAGLVCMNDGYAELHCLSNFSFQRGASSALELFQRAKKHGYQALAITDECTLAGIVRAWQAAKSVELPLIIGSEVRIENGPKLVLLVENLAGYQALCGLITRARRRTQKGQYQVLREDFDEALPGLLVLWVPDSLDDVEEGRWLQQTFGERLWLAVQLHRGQDDQQRLAELLSLAAELQIPAVASGDVHMHARGRRALQDTMTAIRHHVPVAEAGLRLHPNGERHLRSVEVLRELYPQALLDESVRLARRCTFDLGELRYQYPKELVPEGHSASSWLRQLTKEGIAWRWKKGAPFKVLRQINKELKLIAELGYESYFLTVHDVVRFAREQKILCQGRGSAANSAVCFALGITEIDPDRTTLLFERFMSKERNEPPDIDVDFEHERREEVLQYVFRRYGRGRAALTAVVSTYHAAGAVRDVAKALGLPPDQINALADCCGHWSDETPPVERLLEGGFDPDSPVLRRVLSLTGQLIGFPRHLSQHPGGFVISEQPLDTLVPVENAAMAERTIIQWDKDDLDAVGLLKVDILALGMLSAIRRCFDLLRRHRNLDLSLATIPPEDKPTYDMISRADTIGVFQIESRAQMSMLPRLKPAKFYDLVIEVAIVRPGPIQGGMVHPYLRRRNKEEEETYPSPELKVVLERTLGVPLFQEQVMQIAIVAADYSPGEADQLRRSMAAWKRHGGLEPHKERLAAGMKKNGYTPEFAAQIFEQIKGFGSYGFPESHAASFALLTYASCWLKCHEPAAFACALINSWPMGFYSPDQILQDARRHQLQIRPVDVRASDWDCSLETTTAAQPAIRMGLRMIKGFREDDARRIEAARARGAFADVADLGERAALDSRAQALLADSGALRGLAGHRHRARWEVAGVQKQLGLFAGLPSQEEPEVELPKPSVGEDLHADYSTVGTTLGPHPLALLRGQLKALRCRSSQELLDVEHGRPVSVAGLVTGRQRPGTASGVTFVTLEDEFGNVNVVVWRDLAERQRQVLVGSQLLKVDGRWEREGEVRHLIAGRLSDLSPLLNGIRVQSRDFH; from the coding sequence GTGGCTGCAGGGCTGGTTTGCATGAATGACGGTTATGCCGAACTGCACTGCCTGTCGAACTTCAGTTTCCAGCGCGGTGCTTCCAGTGCCCTTGAGCTGTTTCAACGGGCGAAGAAACACGGTTATCAGGCACTGGCGATCACCGATGAATGCACGCTGGCCGGGATCGTCCGCGCCTGGCAAGCGGCGAAATCCGTTGAGCTGCCGCTGATCATCGGCAGTGAAGTGCGCATTGAAAACGGCCCGAAACTGGTGCTGCTGGTGGAGAATCTTGCGGGCTATCAGGCGCTGTGCGGCTTGATCACCCGTGCACGACGGCGCACGCAAAAAGGCCAGTATCAGGTGTTGCGCGAGGACTTCGACGAAGCGCTGCCGGGATTGCTGGTGTTGTGGGTGCCAGACTCGCTTGATGACGTGGAGGAGGGTCGTTGGCTGCAGCAGACCTTTGGCGAACGGTTGTGGCTGGCGGTGCAATTGCATCGTGGCCAAGACGATCAGCAGCGGTTGGCGGAGTTATTGAGTCTGGCCGCCGAGTTGCAGATTCCGGCGGTGGCTAGCGGCGATGTGCATATGCACGCCCGTGGTCGCCGCGCCTTGCAGGACACCATGACCGCGATCCGTCATCACGTGCCGGTGGCTGAGGCTGGGCTGCGTCTGCATCCCAATGGCGAGCGGCATTTGCGCAGCGTTGAGGTGTTGCGTGAGTTGTATCCGCAGGCCTTGCTGGATGAGTCGGTAAGGCTGGCCCGGCGTTGCACATTTGATCTGGGCGAGTTGCGTTATCAATACCCCAAAGAGTTGGTGCCCGAGGGGCACAGCGCCAGTTCCTGGCTAAGGCAACTGACCAAGGAAGGCATCGCCTGGCGTTGGAAAAAGGGCGCGCCCTTCAAGGTGCTGAGGCAGATCAACAAGGAGCTGAAGCTGATCGCCGAACTTGGCTACGAAAGCTACTTTCTCACCGTACACGACGTGGTGCGCTTTGCTCGTGAGCAAAAAATCCTCTGTCAGGGCCGTGGCTCGGCGGCCAACTCGGCGGTGTGTTTTGCCTTGGGCATCACCGAAATCGACCCGGATCGCACCACGCTGCTGTTCGAGCGCTTCATGTCCAAAGAGCGCAACGAACCGCCGGACATCGACGTCGACTTCGAGCACGAACGCCGCGAAGAAGTCCTGCAATACGTGTTTCGCCGTTATGGCCGTGGTCGTGCGGCGCTGACGGCGGTGGTCAGCACCTACCACGCTGCCGGCGCCGTACGGGATGTGGCCAAGGCCCTGGGCCTGCCGCCCGATCAGATCAATGCACTGGCCGATTGCTGCGGCCACTGGAGCGATGAAACCCCGCCGGTCGAGCGCTTGCTCGAAGGCGGCTTTGACCCGGACAGTCCGGTGCTGCGCCGGGTGCTGAGCCTGACCGGGCAACTGATCGGTTTCCCCCGGCACCTGTCGCAGCATCCCGGCGGTTTCGTGATTTCCGAGCAGCCGCTGGACACGCTGGTGCCGGTGGAGAACGCGGCGATGGCCGAGCGCACGATCATTCAGTGGGACAAGGACGACCTCGACGCCGTCGGCCTGCTCAAGGTGGATATCCTCGCCCTCGGCATGCTCAGTGCAATCCGCCGCTGCTTCGACTTGCTGCGACGTCACCGCAATCTGGACTTGAGTCTGGCGACGATTCCGCCTGAAGACAAACCGACCTACGACATGATCAGCCGCGCCGACACCATTGGCGTGTTCCAGATCGAGTCCCGCGCACAGATGTCGATGCTGCCGCGCCTGAAGCCGGCGAAGTTCTACGATTTGGTGATTGAAGTGGCCATCGTCCGCCCGGGGCCGATTCAGGGCGGGATGGTCCATCCGTATCTGCGCCGCCGGAACAAGGAAGAGGAAGAAACCTACCCGTCGCCAGAACTCAAGGTCGTTCTGGAAAGAACCCTCGGCGTGCCGCTGTTTCAGGAACAGGTCATGCAGATCGCCATCGTCGCCGCCGACTACAGCCCCGGCGAGGCCGATCAATTACGTCGCTCGATGGCCGCGTGGAAACGTCATGGCGGACTTGAACCGCACAAGGAACGCCTCGCCGCCGGCATGAAGAAGAATGGCTACACACCGGAGTTCGCCGCGCAGATTTTCGAGCAGATCAAAGGCTTCGGCAGCTACGGTTTTCCCGAATCCCACGCCGCCAGTTTTGCTTTGCTGACCTACGCCAGTTGCTGGCTCAAGTGCCACGAACCGGCGGCGTTCGCCTGTGCGTTGATCAACAGTTGGCCCATGGGTTTCTACAGCCCGGACCAGATTCTGCAGGACGCGCGCCGGCATCAGTTGCAGATCCGCCCGGTCGACGTGCGCGCCAGTGACTGGGATTGCAGCCTGGAAACCACCACGGCGGCGCAACCGGCGATTCGCATGGGCCTGCGCATGATCAAGGGCTTTCGCGAAGACGATGCCCGGCGCATCGAGGCGGCGCGGGCGCGCGGGGCGTTTGCCGATGTCGCCGATCTGGGCGAACGGGCCGCACTCGACAGTCGGGCGCAGGCGTTGCTCGCCGATTCCGGGGCGTTGCGCGGTTTGGCCGGGCATCGGCATCGGGCGCGCTGGGAAGTCGCCGGGGTGCAGAAACAGCTGGGCCTGTTTGCTGGGTTGCCGAGCCAGGAGGAGCCGGAGGTGGAGCTGCCCAAACCCAGCGTTGGCGAGGATCTTCACGCCGATTACAGCACCGTCGGTACCACGTTGGGGCCGCATCCGCTGGCGCTGTTGCGCGGCCAGTTGAAGGCATTGCGCTGCCGCAGCTCGCAGGAATTGCTCGACGTCGAGCACGGTCGGCCGGTGAGCGTCGCCGGGCTGGTGACCGGACGCCAACGGCCGGGCACTGCCAGCGGTGTAACCTTTGTAACCCTGGAAGACGAATTCGGCAACGTCAACGTGGTGGTCTGGCGCGATCTGGCCGAGCGTCAGCGGCAAGTGCTGGTCGGTTCGCAATTGCTCAAGGTCGATGGCCGCTGGGAGCGCGAGGGCGAAGTGCGCCATCTGATCGCTGGCCGGCTGAGCGACCTCAGCCCGCTGCTAAATGGCATTCGCGTACAGAGCCGCGATTTCCATTGA
- a CDS encoding LysR family transcriptional regulator, which translates to MDKLGALKMFVVTAQLGSFSRAAEQLGKTPSALTKAVNHLESELGARLFERSTRRILLTEIGRVYLETARLVLQRLDEASEEIEQLQHGLRGSLKITAPLAYGRAFLDQVCDGFLQQYPQISLQVDLCDAFVNLLESGYDLALREGHDDLPGLIARVVGSNRLALCGSPEYLARKDLPVNPQTLEQHEWLLYQHPLLSREFWWAERDGQRLSLAQPANPLLRSDNYDLLLASALAGRGLLHTPLWSAAPYMADGRLVRVMADYEIDPDTFGPHILAVYPSHRRATAKVVAFIDYIAAFLAERGLG; encoded by the coding sequence ATGGACAAGTTGGGTGCATTGAAAATGTTCGTGGTCACCGCGCAGCTCGGCAGTTTCAGTCGCGCCGCCGAGCAGTTGGGCAAGACCCCGTCGGCGCTGACCAAAGCGGTCAATCACCTGGAATCGGAGCTGGGCGCACGGCTGTTTGAGCGCAGCACACGGCGGATTCTGCTCACCGAAATCGGCCGGGTGTACCTGGAAACCGCACGGCTGGTATTGCAGCGGCTGGACGAGGCCAGCGAGGAAATCGAGCAGTTGCAGCACGGCTTGCGCGGCAGCCTGAAAATCACTGCGCCGCTGGCGTATGGGCGGGCATTTCTCGATCAGGTGTGTGACGGCTTTTTGCAGCAATACCCGCAGATCAGCCTGCAAGTGGACCTGTGCGATGCCTTCGTCAATCTGCTGGAAAGTGGCTACGACCTGGCATTGCGCGAGGGCCATGATGATTTGCCGGGGCTGATTGCGCGGGTGGTTGGCAGCAATCGTCTGGCTTTGTGCGGCAGCCCCGAATACCTCGCGCGCAAGGACTTGCCGGTGAATCCGCAAACCCTCGAACAGCATGAATGGCTGCTCTATCAGCACCCGTTGCTTAGCCGCGAATTCTGGTGGGCCGAGCGCGACGGGCAGCGCTTGAGCCTGGCGCAACCGGCGAATCCGCTGTTGCGCAGTGACAATTACGATTTGTTGCTGGCCAGTGCCCTGGCCGGGCGCGGTTTGCTGCACACGCCGCTGTGGAGCGCTGCGCCGTACATGGCCGATGGGCGATTGGTGCGGGTCATGGCTGACTACGAGATCGATCCGGATACCTTCGGCCCGCACATTCTGGCGGTGTACCCGAGCCATCGGCGGGCCACGGCGAAGGTCGTTGCCTTCATCGATTACATCGCAGCATTTCTCGCCGAACGCGGCCTTGGCTAA
- a CDS encoding Y-family DNA polymerase has protein sequence MRWVCILFPQLALDAVLRQRPDPDEPLVLLNGPAQRRVLQAVNPAARKLGLRPGQSMTAAQAMSKGFATADYEAAEVEHWQQFLAAWAYRFSAQVSVHYPRTVVFEIESSLGLFGSWAQFEARLRQELTDLGFRHRIVAAPNPVAARVLANAYDGLVVPDGEALQHHLGQLPVDRVGLEPSVATALSRMGLRNLSQVQSLPRQALARRFEAQMLKHLDTLFGARPLALEFYLPPDRFDVRIELNFDVQSHQALLFPLRRLTGDLSAFLCGRDSGVQRFDLHLEHAGLPDSVIKVGLLSAERDPAMLFELARGRLEQVQVEAPVRGFRLRAEDLPSFVPQFQELFDDRPQQTLPWEQLRERLRARLGDDAVQGLRFQADHRPECAWQHGVDKQRCAGLPSVHRPGWLLGEPQSVAQGSARILMGPERIESGWWDGDDVRRDYYLIQNRAGQQGWAYRAVGEGGPLWLQGWFA, from the coding sequence ATGCGCTGGGTGTGTATTCTGTTCCCGCAATTGGCCCTCGACGCCGTGCTGCGTCAACGCCCCGATCCTGATGAACCGCTGGTGCTGCTCAACGGCCCGGCCCAGCGCCGCGTGCTGCAAGCGGTCAACCCGGCGGCACGCAAACTCGGTTTGCGTCCCGGCCAGTCGATGACCGCCGCGCAGGCGATGAGCAAAGGTTTTGCCACCGCCGATTACGAGGCCGCCGAGGTCGAGCACTGGCAGCAGTTTCTCGCCGCGTGGGCCTACCGTTTCAGCGCGCAGGTCAGCGTGCACTATCCGCGCACTGTAGTGTTCGAGATCGAATCCAGCCTGGGTCTGTTCGGTTCGTGGGCGCAGTTTGAAGCACGACTGCGCCAGGAACTGACCGATCTGGGTTTTCGTCATCGCATCGTTGCCGCACCGAACCCGGTGGCGGCGCGGGTGCTGGCCAACGCCTATGACGGCTTGGTGGTGCCCGACGGCGAAGCCTTGCAGCATCACCTCGGTCAGTTACCGGTCGACCGCGTCGGCCTGGAACCAAGCGTGGCCACGGCGTTGTCGCGCATGGGCCTGCGCAATCTCAGTCAGGTGCAGAGCCTGCCGCGTCAGGCGCTGGCCCGACGTTTCGAGGCGCAGATGCTCAAGCATCTCGACACCTTGTTCGGTGCGCGCCCCTTGGCGCTGGAGTTCTACCTGCCACCGGATCGTTTCGACGTACGCATCGAACTGAATTTCGACGTGCAGTCGCATCAGGCATTGCTGTTCCCGTTACGCCGTTTGACCGGTGACCTGTCGGCGTTCCTCTGCGGGCGTGACAGCGGCGTACAACGTTTCGACCTGCATCTGGAGCACGCCGGGCTGCCGGACAGCGTGATCAAAGTCGGTTTGCTCAGCGCCGAACGTGATCCGGCGATGCTGTTTGAACTGGCGCGCGGGCGGCTGGAACAGGTGCAAGTCGAGGCGCCCGTGCGCGGCTTTCGTCTGCGCGCCGAGGACCTGCCTAGCTTCGTGCCGCAGTTTCAGGAACTGTTCGACGATCGTCCGCAGCAGACCTTGCCGTGGGAGCAGTTGCGCGAACGCCTGCGTGCACGCTTGGGCGATGACGCCGTGCAGGGGCTGCGTTTTCAGGCTGATCATCGGCCGGAGTGCGCGTGGCAGCACGGCGTCGACAAACAACGCTGCGCAGGCTTGCCCAGTGTGCATCGTCCGGGCTGGTTACTGGGTGAACCGCAGAGCGTGGCGCAAGGTTCGGCGCGGATTCTGATGGGGCCGGAACGTATCGAGTCCGGCTGGTGGGACGGTGACGATGTACGCCGCGATTATTACCTGATCCAGAACCGCGCCGGTCAACAGGGCTGGGCTTATCGCGCGGTGGGTGAGGGCGGTCCGTTGTGGCTGCAGGGCTGGTTTGCATGA
- a CDS encoding DUF4810 domain-containing protein — protein MNLTLSRSLMALTLAASALLTGCAPGPQTLYQWEGYEPQVYEYFKGEEPKEAQAEALERDLQKIRSTGKAVPPGYHAHLGLLYLSMGKDDQMVQQFKTEKTLFPESGTYMDFLLKNAKTGDAK, from the coding sequence ATGAATCTGACTTTGTCGCGCTCGCTGATGGCGCTGACGCTGGCCGCCAGCGCCTTGCTGACCGGTTGTGCCCCCGGCCCGCAAACCCTGTACCAATGGGAAGGCTACGAACCCCAGGTCTACGAATACTTCAAAGGCGAAGAGCCGAAGGAAGCCCAGGCCGAAGCGCTGGAACGTGACCTGCAGAAAATCCGCTCCACCGGCAAAGCCGTACCGCCGGGTTACCACGCGCACCTTGGCCTGCTCTATCTGAGCATGGGCAAGGACGACCAGATGGTGCAGCAGTTCAAAACCGAGAAAACCCTGTTCCCCGAGTCCGGCACGTACATGGATTTTCTGCTTAAGAACGCCAAGACCGGAGACGCGAAATGA